One Micromonospora craniellae genomic region harbors:
- a CDS encoding phosphopantetheine-binding protein, which produces MKVTDEQALADIADLLYLEPADLDHEADLRDQGMDSVRVMELVERWRSAGLPQIDYIALAEDQRVTHWLTVLRELQQA; this is translated from the coding sequence ATGAAGGTCACCGACGAGCAGGCTCTCGCCGACATCGCCGACCTGCTCTACCTGGAGCCCGCCGACCTCGACCACGAGGCCGACCTGCGGGATCAGGGCATGGACTCCGTGCGCGTGATGGAGCTCGTGGAGCGGTGGCGCAGCGCCGGGCTGCCGCAGATCGACTACATCGCGCTCGCCGAGGACCAGCGCGTGACGCACTGGCTCACCGTGCTGCGCGAGCTGCAACAGGCCTGA
- a CDS encoding ABC transporter ATP-binding protein: MSEQDTRGMLPVADGRTVAARVWRMLAGRRLALCGIVVLFLLEAGLALVFPLVIGSLVDTVRAADGSGVPASFWWQVALLPATAVAAGLLAWMATRALARLAETVVAELREGYVAAALDLPRATIETAGTGDVVTRASDDIAQISGTLPDVLPRLSVAALTMVLVAGGLAALNPWFLAGYALTIPLYGLTVRWYLRTAPGVYVAERTAESARGHDILGTLTQLPTVTAHRLEHRQLERIKVTSWQTVRWAMRTRIVQNRMYGHLNVTELLGLLLVLGIGVWLALLGEASAGQVTAAVLLFLRTVAPIAELLFLMDELQSALASLGRIIGVTATRGATATDAPDTRSDAGPAVEVAGVHFAYRPDRPVLTAIDTRIDDRSVLAVVGATGSGKSTLASLIAGVYRPTTGDIVRRVDPQRIVTVTQETHVFAGTVRDNLTLAAPGATDEQITTALKQVGAEHIVELLPDGLDTEVGDGGHAVTAAQAQHLALARLALADPALVILDEATAEADTADTAVLDRATTAVTSGRSALVIAHRLSQARTADRIVVLQDGRLVETGTHDDLIAAGGRYADLWTAWETGRR; encoded by the coding sequence ATGTCTGAGCAGGACACCCGGGGAATGCTGCCGGTCGCCGACGGCCGCACGGTCGCGGCCCGAGTATGGCGGATGCTCGCCGGGCGCCGCCTGGCGCTGTGCGGGATCGTCGTACTGTTCCTGCTCGAGGCGGGCCTGGCGCTCGTCTTCCCCCTGGTGATCGGCAGCCTGGTCGACACCGTGCGGGCCGCGGACGGATCCGGCGTGCCGGCGTCGTTCTGGTGGCAGGTCGCGCTGCTGCCGGCCACTGCGGTGGCGGCCGGGCTGCTGGCGTGGATGGCCACCCGGGCCCTGGCCCGGCTTGCCGAGACGGTCGTCGCCGAGCTGCGGGAAGGCTACGTGGCGGCGGCGCTCGACCTGCCGCGCGCCACGATCGAGACCGCCGGCACCGGCGACGTGGTCACCCGCGCCTCCGACGACATCGCGCAGATCTCCGGCACGCTGCCCGACGTGCTGCCGCGGCTGAGCGTGGCGGCGCTGACCATGGTCCTCGTCGCGGGCGGCCTCGCCGCACTCAACCCGTGGTTCCTTGCTGGCTACGCCCTCACCATCCCGCTTTACGGCCTCACCGTGCGGTGGTACCTGCGCACGGCGCCGGGCGTCTACGTCGCCGAACGCACCGCGGAATCCGCGCGGGGCCACGACATCCTGGGCACCCTGACCCAACTGCCGACGGTGACGGCGCACCGACTGGAACACCGCCAGCTCGAACGCATCAAGGTGACCTCCTGGCAAACGGTCCGGTGGGCGATGCGCACCCGGATCGTGCAGAACCGGATGTACGGGCATCTCAACGTCACCGAGCTGCTCGGGCTGCTCCTGGTGCTCGGCATCGGTGTCTGGCTCGCCCTCCTCGGTGAGGCGTCGGCCGGCCAGGTCACCGCCGCGGTTCTGCTGTTCCTGCGCACCGTGGCCCCGATCGCCGAACTGCTGTTCCTGATGGACGAGCTGCAGTCCGCGCTCGCGTCGCTCGGCCGCATCATCGGCGTCACCGCGACCCGTGGGGCCACCGCAACAGACGCCCCGGACACCCGGAGCGACGCCGGTCCGGCCGTCGAGGTGGCCGGCGTGCATTTCGCGTACCGCCCGGACCGTCCCGTGCTCACCGCGATCGACACCCGGATCGACGACCGGTCGGTGCTCGCCGTGGTCGGTGCCACCGGGTCCGGTAAGTCCACCCTGGCCTCGCTGATCGCGGGCGTCTACCGGCCCACGACCGGCGACATCGTGCGGCGCGTCGATCCACAGAGGATCGTCACCGTCACACAGGAGACGCACGTCTTCGCCGGGACCGTGCGCGACAACCTCACCCTGGCCGCGCCCGGCGCCACCGACGAGCAAATCACCACGGCCCTGAAGCAGGTCGGCGCTGAGCACATCGTCGAACTGCTGCCCGACGGCCTCGACACCGAGGTGGGCGACGGCGGCCACGCCGTCACGGCCGCACAGGCCCAGCACCTCGCGCTGGCGCGGCTGGCGCTCGCCGACCCGGCCCTGGTCATCCTGGACGAGGCCACCGCCGAGGCGGACACCGCCGACACCGCCGTGCTCGACCGGGCGACGACCGCCGTGACCAGCGGCCGGTCCGCCCTCGTCATCGCCCACCGGCTGTCCCAGGCCCGCACCGCGGACCGGATCGTGGTACTCCAGGACGGGCGGCTGGTGGAGACCGGCACCCACGACGACCTGATCGCGGCGGGCGGCCGCTACGCCGACCTGTGGACGGCCTGGGAGACCGGCCGGCGGTAG
- a CDS encoding FecCD family ABC transporter permease, with amino-acid sequence MPPTLTQQPPATAAPPAPSLYRRRALGLLVILVALAVAGLLSLAFGANPLSLGAVWQVLWDRDQSEAATIVWTIRAPRTLLGILVGVAFGVAGALIQALTRNPLADPGILGVNAGAGFVVTVGVGFFGLTSITGYVWFAFLGAAVATVLVYLIGSAGRGSASPVTLVLAGVALSAVLGGITTFLTLIDEETFRALRNWGLGSIARTGPSETVAVLPFLAAGLLIAVMLSGALNSIALGDDLAASLGTRVGRTRVLGIIAVTLLAGGGTALTGGIGFVGLMVPHVVRWFTGPDQRWIILYSTLAAPVLVLLSDVLGRVIVRPGEIEVGIVTAVIGAPVLIALVRRRVASGL; translated from the coding sequence GTGCCGCCAACCCTCACGCAACAACCGCCCGCGACGGCGGCCCCGCCCGCGCCGTCACTCTACCGGCGGCGCGCCCTCGGGCTGCTCGTCATCCTCGTCGCTCTCGCGGTCGCGGGACTGCTCAGCCTAGCGTTCGGGGCCAACCCGCTGTCGCTCGGCGCGGTGTGGCAGGTCCTGTGGGACCGCGACCAGAGCGAGGCCGCCACCATCGTCTGGACCATCCGGGCGCCCCGGACGTTGCTCGGCATCCTGGTCGGCGTGGCGTTCGGCGTGGCGGGCGCGCTCATCCAGGCGCTGACCCGCAACCCGCTGGCGGATCCCGGAATCCTCGGCGTCAACGCGGGCGCCGGCTTCGTCGTCACCGTCGGCGTCGGGTTCTTCGGGCTCACCAGCATCACCGGCTACGTGTGGTTCGCCTTCCTCGGCGCGGCCGTCGCGACGGTGCTGGTCTACCTGATCGGATCGGCCGGGCGGGGATCGGCCTCGCCGGTCACTCTCGTACTGGCCGGTGTGGCGTTGAGCGCGGTGCTCGGCGGGATCACGACGTTCCTGACGCTGATCGACGAGGAGACGTTCCGGGCGCTGCGCAACTGGGGGCTCGGGTCGATCGCGCGTACCGGCCCGAGCGAGACCGTGGCGGTCCTGCCGTTCCTGGCCGCCGGCCTGCTGATCGCGGTGATGCTCTCCGGCGCGCTGAACTCCATCGCGCTCGGCGACGACCTGGCCGCCTCGCTAGGCACCCGGGTCGGCCGCACGCGGGTGCTGGGGATCATCGCCGTCACGCTGCTGGCCGGCGGCGGCACCGCGCTGACCGGCGGGATCGGCTTCGTCGGGCTAATGGTGCCGCACGTCGTGCGGTGGTTCACGGGCCCGGACCAACGCTGGATCATCCTCTACTCGACCCTGGCCGCCCCCGTGCTGGTGCTGCTGTCCGACGTCCTCGGGCGGGTGATCGTCCGACCCGGCGAGATCGAGGTGGGCATCGTCACTGCGGTCATCGGTGCGCCGGTGCTGATCGCGCTGGTGCGGCGGCGGGTGGCGAGCGGGCTATGA
- a CDS encoding FecCD family ABC transporter permease has protein sequence MSVAFGYRTRSVRTRWFSGRLSVRLLTVSVLLFLVALALATVALTHGDYPLTIQQVFATFTSEETFERTVVVTWRLPIAIGAVVFGALLGIGGAIFQSLTRNPLGSPDVIGFDAGSYTAVVVAILLVGTGSYWWIAFSAIAGGIATAFGVYVLSYRRGIQSFRLIIVGIGVSAMLGSVNAYLISRAEIEDARTVGWWGAGSITRVSWEALLPALAVAAAIVITAALLAPALRRMELGDDAAVTLGTRPGPARLGLIVAGVATVAVVTAAAGPIGFIALAAPQLARRLTRSAGVSLLASAGMGAALLAGAHLLSLLLAQAYRPVPVGLITVCVGGSYLIWLLISETRKRTGLLR, from the coding sequence ATGAGCGTCGCTTTCGGATACCGCACCCGCAGCGTGCGTACACGCTGGTTCTCCGGCCGGTTGAGCGTACGGCTCCTGACGGTGTCGGTGCTGCTGTTCCTCGTCGCGCTGGCCCTCGCGACCGTCGCCCTGACGCATGGTGACTATCCGCTCACCATCCAGCAGGTGTTCGCGACCTTCACCAGCGAGGAGACCTTCGAACGGACCGTCGTCGTCACGTGGCGGCTGCCCATCGCGATCGGCGCGGTCGTGTTCGGCGCACTGCTCGGCATCGGCGGGGCAATCTTCCAGTCGCTGACCCGCAATCCCCTCGGCTCCCCCGACGTGATCGGGTTCGACGCCGGCTCGTACACCGCAGTCGTGGTCGCCATCCTCCTGGTCGGAACCGGTAGCTACTGGTGGATCGCGTTCTCGGCGATCGCCGGCGGCATCGCCACCGCCTTCGGCGTCTACGTCCTGTCCTACCGGCGCGGCATCCAGAGCTTCCGTCTCATCATCGTCGGCATCGGCGTCTCGGCCATGCTCGGCTCGGTGAACGCGTACCTCATCTCCCGCGCCGAGATCGAGGACGCGCGGACCGTCGGATGGTGGGGCGCCGGCTCCATCACCCGCGTCTCGTGGGAGGCGCTGCTCCCGGCCCTGGCGGTCGCGGCGGCGATCGTCATCACGGCGGCCCTGCTCGCGCCCGCGCTGCGGCGCATGGAACTCGGCGACGACGCCGCGGTCACGCTCGGCACCCGCCCCGGACCGGCCCGGCTGGGCCTGATCGTGGCCGGCGTCGCGACCGTCGCGGTGGTCACCGCTGCCGCCGGGCCGATCGGTTTCATCGCCCTGGCCGCGCCGCAACTGGCCCGCCGGCTGACCCGATCGGCCGGGGTGAGTCTGCTGGCCTCAGCCGGCATGGGCGCGGCCCTGCTGGCCGGCGCCCACCTGCTGTCGCTACTGCTCGCCCAAGCGTACCGGCCGGTCCCGGTCGGGCTCATCACGGTGTGCGTGGGCGGCAGCTACCTGATCTGGCTGCTGATTTCCGAGACCCGCAAACGGACCGGGCTGCTCCGATGA
- a CDS encoding ABC transporter transmembrane domain-containing protein, which yields MTTDTTPERSWGRFEGPAVPDDRMRLRIDPSWSPFRLTRAIIGSVWPYAVGGACLRTLFNVTSVLVPVAVGALVDDVVTPAAGGASASDIAWPLTSWTSALIGLYVLMNIGFRFGGRIGWYGVQRAHHELSQHTLKRVLDERDLGASAHPPGRLLSLSTSDGFQACQAVYVSVYPPGELIGLLVAAVLLFSVHPALGIGIVVALPLVLGLMHLAAYPLRLRSKDEQAGLADAAAEAADLVAGFRVIRGLHAQRTAASRYRKVSRDALRATLAARNAEAAFDGASAAVGNLFAAGVAIAAALLAFDGQISVGQMITVSGIALTLIGPLDALIGVQGSIWAMSQASAERLLELLRMPRHPAGAATAEAGPDEPPALEFEHLALADGLILHARIEPGEFVVAHLPHAARGALGDLLTLRATPVAGRLTYAGLPPAEHSSQRWRERALIVPHTPALLPGTVLDNVRATGDEPIAADAARVALAVAALHAAELPDGYDTVAGYGGWQLSGGQRQRIALARAVAADPELLVLDEPTTSVDAVTEHVIAAALRAHRAGRTTLVLTSAPAFHAVADRVVAARLVTARREESIDV from the coding sequence ATGACAACTGACACGACGCCGGAGCGGAGCTGGGGCCGGTTCGAAGGCCCCGCCGTTCCCGATGACCGGATGCGGCTGCGCATCGACCCGTCCTGGTCACCGTTCCGGCTGACCCGGGCGATCATCGGATCGGTCTGGCCGTACGCTGTGGGCGGCGCCTGCCTGCGCACGCTGTTCAACGTCACGAGCGTGCTGGTGCCGGTCGCCGTCGGCGCGCTCGTCGACGACGTCGTCACCCCGGCGGCCGGCGGTGCGAGCGCTTCGGACATCGCGTGGCCCCTCACCAGTTGGACGAGCGCCCTCATCGGCCTCTACGTCCTGATGAACATCGGCTTCCGCTTCGGCGGGCGCATTGGGTGGTACGGGGTGCAGCGCGCACACCACGAGCTGTCCCAGCACACCCTGAAGCGGGTGCTCGACGAGCGGGACCTCGGCGCCTCCGCGCACCCCCCTGGCCGGTTGCTGTCGCTGTCCACCTCCGACGGTTTCCAGGCGTGCCAGGCGGTGTACGTTTCGGTCTACCCGCCCGGCGAACTGATCGGGCTGCTGGTCGCCGCGGTCCTGCTGTTCTCGGTGCACCCCGCTCTCGGCATCGGCATCGTCGTCGCTCTGCCGCTCGTGCTCGGCCTGATGCACCTGGCCGCGTACCCGTTGCGGCTGCGCAGCAAGGACGAACAGGCCGGGCTCGCCGATGCCGCCGCCGAGGCCGCCGACCTGGTCGCCGGCTTCCGGGTGATCCGAGGGCTGCACGCCCAGCGCACCGCCGCGAGCCGCTACCGGAAGGTCAGCCGGGACGCGCTGCGGGCTACACTGGCGGCCCGGAACGCGGAGGCGGCCTTCGACGGCGCCAGCGCCGCGGTCGGCAACCTGTTCGCGGCCGGGGTGGCGATCGCGGCGGCGCTGCTCGCGTTCGACGGGCAGATCAGCGTGGGTCAGATGATCACAGTGTCCGGCATCGCGCTCACCCTGATCGGCCCGCTCGACGCACTCATCGGCGTACAGGGATCGATCTGGGCCATGTCCCAAGCCTCCGCGGAACGCCTGCTCGAACTGCTCCGCATGCCCCGCCACCCCGCCGGCGCCGCGACCGCCGAAGCCGGCCCGGACGAACCGCCTGCCCTGGAGTTCGAGCACCTCGCCCTGGCCGACGGTCTGATCCTGCACGCGCGGATCGAACCCGGCGAGTTCGTCGTCGCCCACCTCCCGCACGCGGCCCGCGGGGCACTCGGCGACCTGCTCACGCTGCGGGCCACGCCGGTCGCCGGGCGGCTCACGTATGCCGGGCTGCCACCGGCGGAGCACTCCTCTCAGCGCTGGCGGGAACGGGCGCTGATCGTCCCGCACACCCCGGCGCTGCTGCCCGGGACAGTGCTCGACAATGTCCGCGCCACCGGAGACGAGCCGATCGCCGCCGATGCCGCGCGAGTGGCCCTGGCGGTGGCGGCGCTACACGCCGCGGAGCTGCCCGACGGGTACGACACGGTGGCGGGCTACGGCGGCTGGCAGCTCTCCGGCGGCCAGCGCCAGCGCATCGCCCTCGCCCGGGCGGTCGCCGCCGACCCCGAGCTGCTGGTCCTCGACGAGCCCACCACCTCGGTGGACGCGGTCACCGAACACGTGATCGCGGCCGCGCTGCGGGCACACCGGGCCGGCCGGACCACCCTCGTGCTGACCTCCGCGCCGGCTTTCCACGCCGTCGCCGACCGGGTCGTCGCGGCCCGGCTCGTCACCGCCCGGCGGGAAGAGAGTATCGATGTCTGA
- a CDS encoding siderophore-interacting protein: MNRRELPRFTGPNMTGELQFNYMDRLIRRDLKVARTEDITPRYRRVVFVGDDLADGFPFANFSPDHVRVFFPHPDTGELVAPREQPDGSWPNEGGTGDPIHRDYTVRAWDPMARELSLDFVLHGHGVAGRWAQQARPGDPLVVNGPSSNWRLPENYPHYLALGDETALPALARIIGEAPAGSHVTALIEVADAGEEQVLTGQAQVDLRWVHRDSAPVGEGHLSPLETALRAWTPPADAGSLFAFAAGETSSLKPIRRYLRNEIGLAKDQVVVDGYWKRGVGGFDHHDSDIDDN, from the coding sequence ATGAACAGACGCGAACTCCCCCGGTTCACCGGCCCGAACATGACAGGTGAACTTCAGTTCAACTACATGGACCGGCTGATCCGCCGCGACCTGAAGGTGGCGCGTACCGAAGACATCACCCCGCGGTACCGTCGCGTCGTGTTCGTGGGTGACGACCTCGCCGACGGCTTCCCGTTCGCCAACTTCTCCCCCGATCACGTACGGGTGTTCTTCCCTCACCCGGATACGGGCGAGCTAGTGGCGCCGCGAGAGCAGCCTGACGGGAGCTGGCCCAACGAGGGCGGCACGGGCGACCCGATCCACCGCGACTACACCGTGCGCGCCTGGGATCCGATGGCCCGTGAACTCAGCCTCGACTTCGTTCTGCACGGCCACGGCGTCGCCGGCCGGTGGGCGCAGCAGGCCAGGCCCGGCGACCCGCTGGTGGTGAACGGCCCGAGCTCGAACTGGCGGCTGCCCGAGAACTACCCGCACTACCTCGCCCTAGGCGACGAGACAGCGCTGCCGGCCCTCGCCCGGATCATCGGCGAGGCGCCTGCCGGGTCGCACGTCACCGCCCTGATCGAGGTCGCCGACGCCGGCGAGGAACAGGTGCTGACCGGCCAGGCTCAGGTCGACCTGCGGTGGGTGCACCGCGACTCGGCGCCGGTGGGCGAGGGACACCTCAGCCCGCTGGAGACGGCTCTGCGCGCCTGGACGCCTCCGGCCGACGCGGGCAGCCTGTTCGCGTTCGCCGCCGGGGAGACGAGCTCCCTCAAGCCGATCCGGCGTTATCTGCGCAACGAGATCGGCCTGGCCAAGGACCAGGTCGTCGTCGACGGGTACTGGAAGCGGGGCGTGGGTGGCTTCGACCATCACGACTCCGACATCGATGACAACTGA
- a CDS encoding ABC transporter ATP-binding protein, whose amino-acid sequence MTDYPAARVVVDDATIGYDRRTISERLSVVIPDGSFTAIIGPNGCGKSTLLRALARVLTPSTGAVLLDGKAIGSYKSKEVARRLGLLPQASLAPDGIRVADLVARGRAPYQNLIQQWRASDEEAVAAALEATRLTELSGHLVDELSGGQRQRVWVAMLLAQDTPIMLLDEPTTFLDIAHQYELMELFRNFHDEGKTIVSVLHDLSQAARYADHLIVMRDGKVVTTGAPGDIITAELVESVFGLKALVAPDPVTGTPTVIPLDPRTTAVHPVEPNEAPQPQESIR is encoded by the coding sequence ATGACCGACTACCCCGCGGCCCGGGTCGTCGTCGACGACGCCACCATCGGCTATGACAGACGCACCATCTCGGAGCGGCTGTCCGTGGTGATCCCGGACGGGTCCTTCACCGCGATCATCGGCCCCAACGGGTGCGGCAAATCCACCCTGCTGCGCGCGCTGGCCCGGGTACTGACCCCGAGCACCGGGGCGGTCCTGCTCGATGGCAAGGCGATCGGCTCGTACAAGTCCAAAGAGGTTGCCCGCCGGCTCGGCCTGTTGCCCCAGGCGTCGCTCGCCCCGGATGGCATCCGGGTCGCCGACCTCGTGGCCCGCGGCCGCGCGCCCTACCAAAACCTGATTCAGCAATGGCGCGCGTCCGACGAGGAGGCGGTGGCGGCCGCGCTCGAGGCGACCCGCCTCACCGAGTTGTCCGGGCACCTCGTGGACGAGCTCTCCGGCGGTCAGCGGCAACGGGTGTGGGTGGCGATGCTGCTGGCCCAGGACACCCCGATCATGCTGCTCGACGAGCCCACTACCTTCCTGGACATCGCCCACCAGTACGAGCTCATGGAGCTCTTCCGCAACTTCCACGACGAGGGCAAGACCATCGTCAGCGTGCTGCACGACCTCAGCCAGGCCGCCCGGTACGCCGATCACCTCATCGTCATGCGCGACGGGAAGGTCGTCACCACCGGGGCGCCGGGCGACATCATCACGGCCGAGCTCGTCGAATCCGTGTTCGGTTTGAAGGCCCTCGTCGCGCCCGACCCGGTCACCGGTACTCCCACCGTCATCCCGCTCGATCCGCGCACCACGGCAGTCCACCCGGTCGAGCCGAACGAAGCACCGCAACCACAGGAGAGCATCCGATGA